The Macaca nemestrina isolate mMacNem1 chromosome 8, mMacNem.hap1, whole genome shotgun sequence genome contains the following window.
GGGTGTTGCCAACATAAACTGGGAGGGACCGTGCAGGGGACAAGGCCACAGAGGGGGACAGTGCCAGCTCCTACAGGGCTCTGCGTGTCAGACTCAGGATTGTGTCTCCTGCCCACTCAGCACCTCTAAACCTGACTCCTTCCAGCCAGCCCCCAGGCTTCCCTGAGCCTTGCTGGCATCTAGCCTGGAAGGGTGCCCCGGCCTGAACTTTTGACACTTCCTTTTCCCGGTCCACCCAGGAAGCTGCTCAAATAGAGAAATTCCTCTTTTGgaggcaaaaaaagaaatgaggccgTCCCATACGAGTGTGATCAGAAACTGCCCTGCCCCGGGCTTGGCCACAGCCTCCCACATGGGGCCTGGGGACTCCTGCCCCAAAGCAGAGGACGGGGCAGCGGTGAGAGGATGGAGGAGAAGCCACCAAGAGCAGAGCAGGTGGGGCTGTGTACAGGCAGGGCGTCCCTGGGTGCAGGGGAGATGCCCCCAGTGCTGCCCCTGTGGCACCTCACTGTGGCTTGGGGCCAGCCTGTGTTGGTAGAAGGCCCTGGCTTCCACCCACAACCATGCCAGGACACTGCCTGGCGCTGCAGGGGCTGGAAAACCACAGCTCCCTTTCCCAGGGGCCCTGGAGCCTAGGGGCGACCTCTATTTCCTGAATGTGGAAGGCAGGAATCCAGACAAGGCACCTACTTCTCGGCTGGCCACATGGGGTCCTGGCTCATGGGGCTTCCTGGCCACAGGCCACCTGGCAAAGGTATACACAGGCACAGGCCCCGCCCACCGCCTCCCTGATGAGCAGTGGGCATGGGGTCTCATTCCAGGAGTCTTTCCTCAAGGCCCATTGAGAGCCATCAGAAGACATTACTTGCAAGTGACCCTTGAGGGTCAGATTCTGGAGCTGGTCATCCGACCTCTGAGGGTCCCATCAGCCGAGAAGATGGGCAGCAACAAATCAGCTTCCAAATCCCTCCCCTGGGATGAGGTGGCCATGGAAGGTGAGGCTTTGGGGACAGCTGCACTTCATCATAAAGGCGAGAAGGGGGAAGGCAAGAGCGGAGGCCAGAAGCCACCTCCAATGAACCTCAGCACTTGCAGAGAGAATGACAAAGTTGGGGGTTTTACTGTTTGGTGCAAGATGCAGCCAGGGACGGAACATGTCTGCTAGTGGCAGAAAAGGAAGACAGAGACTGAAGCCGGAGGAGGATGCAGTGTGCGTGGCTGACTGGCAGGCAGAGGGGTCACCTAAGGAGGACTGGAGGCCCTAGGGCAGAGAGTAGCCTCCGCAGATGCCAGCAAGGAAACAGGGACATCAGCCCTGTGACCTCAAGGACGCGGATTCTGCAGTGCCTGAGTGAGCCTGGACGAAGATTCTTTCTGGAACCTCCAGGTTGGAGTCCAGCCCCACCACACCTTGACTGCGGCTTGTGGGACCCTGAGCAGAGAGCCCAGCTGAACCCACGTGACAAGAAAGACCGTAGCTAAAAATGagtttgttttaagccactacgtGTAGGGTGATTTGCTACCCAGCAATAGACACTAGTGCAGCTTGAGGCTCTGATGAAACTGGTGGCCACGTTGAACGGGCCCACATGGCCGGGAGCTGAGGGCGGCCTCCACCAACAGACAGTGAGGAACAGAATTTGGCCAACTCCACACCAGTTTAGAAGCAGGTCCTCCCCAAGCTGAGCCTTGAGATGATTATGGCTCAGCCAAAgcctgcactgaagcctgggagTGACCCAGCAGCAACATGAAGCCATGCCCAGACTCCAAAACAGAAACAGTGATGCAGTAAGTGTGGGCAGCCACAGGATACTGACTGACCGCAGGGCGTGAGCAGACACAGAACACTGGGTACTGATGGGACACCAGATGACCATGGACAGACCCTGGGTAGCACGGGACATGGCAGACCATGGAACCTGAGCTCCCATCCCACCCTGGGTACCATCCGACCCACTGACCTGTCAGCAGAAACTGCCAGGGACCAGAGTGTGGCCTCTCTTCACTGCTGCCCTCCCCCACCAGAGTGCCTCTAGGAGACAGACTTGAAACTTCACCCCGGCCCATGGAGAGGGATCTGGGGAAGGTCCTGGAGAAAGGCCTCACAGCAGGGGTCCAGTGTGCCCAGAAAAGAGGCAGTGGTGTGGGAGCAGGTGCAAGGGCCCCATCTGAGCCCTGGATCACAGTTCAGGAGTAATTTCTTGAAGTCAGCAGCTCCAGTGGCAGCCTGACAATTCCTCAGTTTAGTGGCAGCATTACTGTGGGTGGAGGTCATCCCTGGAGGCTGTCTCTGGTCACACATTGAGCCCTGATCCTAGTTACACACTGATCCCAATCCAAGTCACAAGCTGAACTCTGACATTTGTCACATGCTGAGCCCTGCTCCCAATCACACACTAAGCCTTGATCCTGGTCACAAGCTGAGCCCTGACATTTGTACATGCTGAGACCTGCTCCTAATCACACACTAAGCCCTGATCCTAGTCACAAACTGAGCTCTGACTTTTGTTACATGCTAAGCCCTGCTCCTGATCACACACTGAGCCTTGATCTTAGTCACAAGCTGAGCTCTGACATTTGTTACATGCTGAGCCCTGCTCCTGATCCTGATTACAAGCTCAGCCCTGGCATTTGTTATGTGCTGAGCCCTGTTCCTGATCACACATTGAGCCCTGATCCTGAATACAAGCTGAGCTCTGACATTTGTTACATGCTGAGCCCTGCTCCTGATCACACACTGAGCCCTGATCCTCACAAGTTGAGCCCTGACATTTGTTACATGCCAAGCCCTGCTCCTGATCACACACTGAGCCCTGATCCTAGCCACAAGCTGAGCTCTGACATTTGTTACATGCTGAGCCCTGCTCCTGATCGCTACTGAGCCCTGATCTTAGTCACAAGGTGAGCCTTCCTCCTGATCACACATTGACTCTGATCCTGGTCATGTGCTGAGCTCTGACATTTGTAATATGCTGAGCCCTGATCTTAATAATACACTTATCCCGGATTCTGGTCACACACTGAGCCCTGACCCAGAAGTTCCTAGTGGAACTGACGAGGGAAGGGTGTGGTCTTCTCGAAACACAGTCCTCCCAAAGAAAGCCAGCCCAGACCCTGGCTAGGCCACATTTTTCCACACCCCAATCAGGCAGCTGCAACTTTGCAGAAAGGCTTAGCCTGGATCTCTCCACTGGGGGTCAGGCAGAAATTCCAGGAGGAGCTGGATGCCTGGGGGCCAGGCGTGTGTTCTGGGTAGAAGGCACAGGTGGGGCCCCTGGGTCTGAGGACAGGAAGGAGCTGGGCCATGCCATGTCAGAGGAATTGGGTCAGGCCTCAAGAGGAACCCAGGGTGTGTAGGGTGGGGTGTCTAATCCAGTTAGCTGCACCCAGCATCAATGGCCAATTGCAGCGTGGCTGAGTGGCACCATGCAAAACCAGACAGGCTTGCTGCTGTTCGGCCTTCACCCAGCCCTGGCTGGGCGGCCTTGCCTAAGTCAATTACTTCTCAGAGCCATAGTTCccttatgcaaaataaatgcattagcACTGTGCACTTCTGGAGCTGCAGTGAGGAAAAGTGAGATCCACTAGGCTAAGTCTCTGACACAAGTGGGGTGCTAGGGAATCCTGGGTGCCCCGCTCACTACCCCTGCACACTCTGCCCCCACCTAGTGCTCAGGGAGACACAGGCTCTCTCAGTCGCTGGGGCGAAGACCAGATCCCAAACAGAGCTGATCCAGCAGGAAAACCCAGGGACCCCAAAAGGGCCATGGCAAGGAGGGGGTGCGGGCAGGTGAGTGCAGTCTACCAAAGACAGAATTTCAACCAATGGGGCAGGAGAAGGAAGGGCATTCCTGGCAGTGGGAACAGCAGGAGCGAAGACCAGGAAGGGGTGGGATTTAGGCGCTCGGGCTGAAGAGCTCCAGTGTGAGTCTCAGCATAGCTGACATCGTGGCCTTGATGGCCAGGGCCCAGGAAGACACAGGCTGCTTGTCATGCATccgtccccccacccccacacactaCACACTGGCAGCAGCAGGACTGGGAGCAggaggtggcaggatcacagaCCAGACACAACCTGGGGAGGCTGGTGCAGGCACTCTGGGGGGATGTCCGTAGGGGGAGCGGGGAGCTGAGCTGGAGATGGCCTGAGTCATCCCAACCCAAAGTCACTGTCCCCTGTCTGAGCCCGGGGCAAGGAACTTTcccctcagtttccttacctgcaAGCAGGCGGTAAGCCCTGCCTGAGGGCAGCCTTATCGGAAGGTTAGAGATGAAGGTGTCCAGCTGGCAGGTGGCTGGGGGCATGGGATTAGCGCCCCCAAGGGACCCcagctcctccccaccccactctccATCCAGGACCTTCTCTGCTGACCCAGTAGTTTTTGGCGTTTGTCTCCTTAAGCCTCTGAGCAAACCGTGTAGCTGACTGTCCGGGTGGCAGTTCAGTCCCAGGCCCCCAGTACCCAGCCTGACCACCCAAAGGAGCTGGGAGGTGGGACCAAGGTCCTCCTGGGAAGATTCCAGCCCGGAATCTGGGAAGATCCAGCACACGGATCTGCCCTGGAACACAGATGACCTGAAGCAGGAAGGATCCCTGAGGAGCCAGCAGCAGAGAGTGGCCCACCACCCTTCCCTGTCCCCTTCCAGGCCGTGTAGGGGGGTCCCTGGGCTGCCTGGGGTGAGTCAGTGGGGGCTGTCCTGGATGGAGGGGAGTGGAGAGAAGAGTCGAGTCATAGGGTGTGTAGGAGTCAAGAAGGGTCCCCACAAAGGGAAGGGGGGGCAGCCCCAGGCCACGGCAGCAGAGGTGGGGAGCTGGAGGGGTCAGGAAGGGGCCGGGAGGGGACCCGCCCGTTACTGGAGGAATGAGGAAGAGACAGGGAGGGTCCCAGGTGGGTGGGGTGGGCCTAGAGGGCCAGGCTGGGAGTGGGAGGAGCAGCCTGGAAGGATAGGGAGCCCCTGGAGGCGGGCCTGGGGCGGGGTCTTCACACCTCCACCCTCGGGAAACTTGATCCCACTAATCCGCTCAGCAGACCGGTCTGTCGGCCACCTCACTTGGTGTCCGCTGTACCCCGCCGGGCAGGAGCACTCCCACTAGGGTGAGAGCACGGAGGAGTGGGCCGGACCATGAGGGGGATGCGGCTGGCGCTCCTGGCGCTGGTGCTGGCTGCCTGCGGAGAGCTCGGTGAGGCGTGGGACCCACGGGGAGCTGCGGCAGAGGGAGATGCCACCCACTGACATTCACACACTGTTCCTGGGGAGGGCACCCCAGGAAGGGGCCTCAGAGGCAGGAGAAGCCAGAGGAGCGGGGCCGGGGTGTGGCCCACCCCTCGCCATAAGGAGAGGAgggtggagatggagagaagggtGGGCAGTGAGGGGGGCAGGAGCCTAATGAGGGTGAGCAGAGGGTGGCCTTTGAGGTAGGCGGGGGGCAGCCAGCCACATCCCTGGGCACCAGCCTGGGTGTCGCACTTTATGGGGGGTTATGGGCACCCGAAGGGCCTTGagcaggggaaggaaggggaccCCAGGGAGGCTTTGAGGCTGGGGTGGCAGTAGGGAGGGAGACGAGTGGGGAAACCAGACACACGGGGTGGGGTGACTCCTTCACATGGGGCCTGAAACAACCATCGGGGCAATGTCCTGGACTCAACCAGAAGCAGCTGGGCCCAGAGACCCCTGGCAGATGGCTCTGCCCATTTCCCAGAAACAGGTGCACCAGAGGGGGCAGAGGCCCTGCTGGGTCCCCAAAGTGGGGACGGAGGAGTCAGGCCTAGCTGTGCAGCTGGCTGCCCCAGCCAGCATGGGGGCCAGCCAGACCCACCTGGGCTGCTGCCGTTGGGGCTGGGGTCACTAGAGCAGGAGGGAATTGAAGCCTCTCCGTCCCCCTGCCGGCCTGTGAGTCCCTGTGGGAGACGAGTGGGCACCCAGACGCAGCCTGGACGTAGCCTAGTCCACCCTGCATTCCATGGGCCTCCTGGCCGGATCCCTTAACCCCAACAGCAGCACTTCcctgatggggaaactgagaggGTAACCTGCTCCCAGCCACGCCCCCACCTGAGGCTTCCTGCCTGAGGTGCCTCTTGCTATGAAGATGCCAGGGCTTCAGTCCCCCTGAGTCTCCCAAACGTTTCCAAAGGGACTTGGCTTGGCCCCGCCCAGGCCTTGCCGGCTGGATCCCCGCCCCCAGCAGCTGACTCTGACTCTGGGATGCAGGGTCCCGAGGCGGAGCCCAGCCTGTCCCCAACCCCAGGCTCCTGGTATTGTTCCTGAGTTTTGGCCGGTGGGCACCTTGACCCTGGCCAGTGTCACTGTCCCCTTCAGACCTGGGCTTCCAGGACAGACTGTCTCTAGGCTTGGGAGGGGTGAAGCCTGCCTGACAGCCCTTGTCCCTTCTCCCCAGCGCCAGCCCTGCACTGCTACGTCTGTCTGGAGCCCACAGGAGTGTCCGACTGCAACACCATCGCCACCTGTACCATGAATGAAACCATGTGCAAGACAACACTCTACTCCCGGGAGATAGGTCAGTGGGCACGGAAGGCGGGCAGAGCTGGGTGCCCGGTCAGAGCCACCTCCAGCCCAGTCACCCCCAGCCAGCTTGGCCCCAGTGCACAGCCACCACCtcacccatctctaaaaatggcTTTCTGCCTGAGCTAggcctccctctgccctcccctttcttcctctctccctcctgtccTTCAGTGGGGAACACATCTGCGACCTCGTTTTGGGGGGACTGGGGAAGGTGGGCACACTTACAGACTTTGGTTTCACAGTCACCTCAGGGTGGGAACTGCCCCATCAGGTCGGGTGCAGAATGCCAGgtgtgtgcctggcacatggtagacacCCGGACAACACCagtgggaggaaagaggaagaggagggcacTGGGCCAGGAGGGATGGAAACCCGGGTGGTGACCCCAGAGTGAGGCCTGCATGAGGTGGTGCCGGCAGGGACCAGGGCTTGGAGGCAGTAACCAGCCCTGATGGCTGACTCTTCCCGCACCCCACAGTGTACCCCTTCCAGGGGGACTCCACAGTGACCAAGTCCTGCGCCAGCAAGTGTGAGCCCTCGGATGTGGATGGCATTGGCCAGACCCGGCCCGTGTCCTGCTGCAACACTGAGCTGTGCAATGTAGATGGGGCACCTGCTCTGAACAGCCCTCACTGCCTGGCCGGGGCCCTCACGCTTCTCCCACTCCTGAACCTCCGACTCTAGAGTCCCCCCCAACCCCCATGGCGCTGCGCCAGCAGGCCCTGTGCGGCCCAGCCCCGAATGCTTTGAAGAAGTGCCCCCTGCACCAGGACTCCTGAGTCTCCTTTCTGGGCACAGACCTGCCTTCTAGGGCAGAGAAAGGGGCCCCGAGCTGCATCTCTAACCCTGTCTATGTCCCCGTTCCTGtttgtctgtctctcttcctgccttcctgtgaTGTTAAGCTCTATCCCATCGTGAGAACAGCCACTGGGCCTGGGACCCCCACACAAACCATGCAGATCTCTGCTC
Protein-coding sequences here:
- the LOC105488423 gene encoding ly6/PLAUR domain-containing protein 2 isoform X2, translating into MRGMRLALLALVLAACGELAPALHCYVCLEPTGVSDCNTIATCTMNETMCKTTLYSREIVYPFQGDSTVTKSCASKCEPSDVDGIGQTRPVSCCNTELCNVDGAPALNSPHCLAGALTLLPLLNLRL
- the LOC105488423 gene encoding ly6/PLAUR domain-containing protein 2 isoform X1; amino-acid sequence: MKTQGGKSWSRPGTMSHSCNPSTLGGQAPALHCYVCLEPTGVSDCNTIATCTMNETMCKTTLYSREIVYPFQGDSTVTKSCASKCEPSDVDGIGQTRPVSCCNTELCNVDGAPALNSPHCLAGALTLLPLLNLRL